The following are encoded in a window of Castanea sativa cultivar Marrone di Chiusa Pesio chromosome 5, ASM4071231v1 genomic DNA:
- the LOC142635064 gene encoding uncharacterized protein LOC142635064: protein METLEKMSQPQLFPSLKRDLALAIQEVFVAEKFIEDTRKKARTEQEIRMETEKSLGTALAENEKLTSEVAELRREKNRVESNLKTMKTQIKGQCKLLHEKDDELSRAQRERSDLEKELALMKEEASSFHRSLQSQAYELRGRGSKHRGAPRRKRPSRLSGREYR from the exons atggaaaccttggaaaaaatgagccagccacaactattcccctctttaaaaagagacttagcgctg GCCATTCAGgaagtctttgtagccgagaagttcatagaagacactcggaagaaggccagaactgagcaggagattaggatggagactgagaagtccttgggcacagcccttgctgaaaatgagaagcttacttcggaggtggctgagctgaggagagagaaaaatagggtcgagtcaaacttgaagactatgaagacccagataaaAGGGCAGTGCAAGCTCCTTCACGAAAAAGATGACGAGCTCTCCCgagcccaaagggaacgctcggatttggagaaggaacttgcactgatgaaggaagaagccagctcattccatCGCTCTCTACAGTCGCAAGCGTacgagctacgaggaaggggtagcaaacACCGAGGAGCACCTCGACGAAagaggccttcgcggctttCAGGCCGGGAGTACCGTTAG